Below is a genomic region from Spirosoma radiotolerans.
GGGTTTGGCCCTGACGTTATAGGTCTTTTATGTTTCCGAAGCCAATGACGTCCCGGTAAGCGGGATTGTCACGCAGTTCGGTAGCCCGGAGTAGTTTATCGGAGCCAAATTTTGTCTTCAAGTCATAAAGCGCCTTGCGAAATTTATCCTTCCGTGTATCGTTTCCAAACAAACGTAGCGGCACCACTTCCGACGGTATAAATCGAAACACGGCTACGGACACACTACGCAAGTGCTCGTTCAGAACAGGCTCGCACTGATGCGCCTTCTGAAACTTTACCAAACGCTCCATAATAAGGGTAAACAGTTCAGGGCCATCCTGCTTTGGCTCCGAAAAATGCACTTCGTAATTATAGGTTTTCCCGTTCTGGTAGCGGCAGGAAAAGGACATATCTTGACAAAAAACGCCCTGACGTACCATTCGTCGTTCGAGAGTAAGGCAGAGTGACTGGACTAATTCCTCCAGACGTTCGCTGGTGTTGCGCTGATCGGCCGAAACGGTGCGCATGGCCGACATACTTTTGTTATCGGGGTTGGTATCCAGATCCACCTCGCCACCAAAGTTGAGCCGGAGGTGCCAGTGCCAGCCAATAATACTTTTGCATACAGCCCGGAGGTGCTCTGGCGCAGCATACCTAAGCTCAAGCGGAGTATGTACGCCCCCTGCCTCAAGCCGCTCGGCCATGCGGTGCCCAATACCCGGCAAGTCCGTTAGTCGGAGCGTTTGTAATACCTGGTCGATTGTTTCGGGGGTGATAACCGTCAGCCCATCCGGCTTTTGAATATCTGATGCCAGTTTAGCCAGAAAAACATTCGGGGCAATACCAATCGAACAACGCAGCCAATCACCCACCTTTTGCCTGATAGCCTGTTTAATCGCCAGGGCTGTCTGCTGCATGTCTTTATAGACCAATTGATAATTTGTTAAATCAACGACAGCCTCATCAATACTTTTCGGGACAACATCCTCCGAGAATGTACGCAGCACATCAACGATTTTGACATGGTACTCCCGATAGCGCGCCGGATGGGTTTCTATAGGGACTAGTTCCGGGCACAGCGTCATGGCCTCGTCCAGCCGCATACCCGTTTTTATACCGCGTAACTTTGCTTCTATAGATGGAGCAATAACGCAACCCTTCCGCCCCGTATAAACGCATACCCCAACCGGCCGCCCACGCAGCCAGTAGTTGTCCTGCTGTTCGCAGGAAGCAAAGAAGCTGTTCATATCTACAAACAGAACGGTTGGCAGTGTATGGGTAGAGAGTCGATTATGGTTCATTAATTTTTCGGTAAGAAAGTACCCTCAGGCACATGAACTCGTTTATATTTTGACTATGTTTGCTGTAATACAAGCGCAATATATTTTACTTGTATTATATATACTACTTATCCAGACGACAATGGTTAAAAATTGTCTAAATGAAAATCTAAGCTCCGTGACCGTCCAAGATCGACTTAAGCAGGTTTTTGATGCCCTTGGCATAACCATCTATCAGATTGCCAAGGAGTTAGGCGAAAACCCATCAAAGTTTTATAATATTTTGAACGGCCGGGCCAAGCCCTCTTATGACACCATCATGAGTTTGCTGGCCTGCTATCCTCAGATCAGTGCCGATTACCTGATTCGGGGTATTATGCCTGTTTTGAATGCTCCGCAGGCAAACGCCCGAATTATGCCTTCAGACGATGATACGATTGAGGTGCCTTTTGTGCCAGTAAAATTTTATGCCAGCTTCGTCGAGAGTTTCAGTGATGGCATTAGCATGAATGATGTAGAGTCATTTCGTGTTCGAAAACCCATCATGAAAGGACACAAGAATGGTGTTGTTCTGGAGATTTCGGGCAGCAGTATGAGCCCTCAACTAACCCACGGTGCCAAAGTACTGGCGATACCCGTTAGTGAAAACAACTGGGAATACCAGTCAGGCGGGGTGTATGCTGTTATGTACCGGGATTATTTTGTTGTCAAACGTATTCGGGATAATGAGCTCCTGACCCGTAAATACCTGACGCTTCACTCCGACAACCCCAATGGCGGCAATGTAACTGTTCCGTTGCAGGATATTCGGGCGCTCTGGAAAATTGTGGCCATTGTGGAAGCTCCTGTGGAATAGGAAAATAAGAACTTATAGTATACAAAACGGCCGGGCTACTCAATCAAATAGCCCGGCCGTTTTACGTAATAAAGTCTGGTTTACACAACAACCAGTTCCTCCTGATGCATCACTTCTTTTTGGTGCGCCCACATCTCCTGGAAAATGACACTTCGGTGACGTAGTTCGGGAAAACTGCCCTCATCCACAATTCTGCCTTTTTCCATAATATAGATGTAGTCGAACATGGGTAATAAATGAAGCCGGTGCAACGTCGAGACAACCGCTTTATCGGAAAACTCATGCAGCAACTCCCGATAAATCGCTAGTTCTGTTTTGGGGTCTACGCTGCTTGTCGGTTCATCCAGCAACACAATATCGCTGGTGCGGGCCGCCAGCACACCACGCGCCAGCGCTAACCGCTGGCGCTGTCCACCCGACAGGTTCACCCCTTTTTCCTGAATATTTGTTTCCAGACCATTTGGCAGATGCCGAACAACATCGTTGAAATGGGCTACCCGGCAAACCTCGTCGATGGCCTCATCACTGAAAGGTAGGCCAAGCGTAATGTTGTAGGCAATCGTATTTTCAAAAATTTCCGGCTCCTGCGGAAAGAGCGTCACGGTGTTCGTCACAGCGTTTAAATCGTGCGACTCCTTCCCATCGATCCATACGGTCAGGCCTGGTTCTGGCTGATACAATCCCCGCAAGAGCGTCAATAGTGTGCTTTTACCCGAACCACTTTCACCAATAAACGCCACCCGCTTGCCCCGGTTCAGGCAGATCCGCAAATTGCTCAGATTAGGAATTTTATGCCGCGTATTCTGAAGTCGACCGTGTGAGAAATTAAGATTGGCAATATCAATGGTTTGCCAGTTGGCAGGCATTAGTTCGTCCTCCGGGCGTTCGTGCTGTGCATAGGCGTCGCTGATATTACGCACCGTCTGTACATCGGTATTAAACTGCACAATTTGGGTGTACTGATAGGCCACGTCATGAAACACACTCGTAAACTGATTGACATAACCCAGTAACGTCACTAGGCCGCCAATCAGGAAAACCTGTCCCGGAACATAGTGCTGGTAAATGTAGCCCGTTGCCAGAACGATGTAGATGAGCGCGACCAGGGTAGAGGCTACGAACCATTTCCATTCATTGATTCGCACCTGCCGCATGAAGGGCGGGAAAACAGTGGCTACTTTCTGGGCGAAACTGGCCTGAACCCGTTGCTCCAACCGCAAGGTGATTACTGTGATGATGTTCGAGAGGCTATCGAAAAGAGTCGACGAAACGACATGTTCCCGCTCGTTGGTTTCGTCCAGTGCTTTGATAAACGGACGGTCAAAGCGAAGAATAACCCAGACAGTCAGCGCACCTAACACCAGACCAATACAACCGAACAGAGGAGAAAAATACAACATCGCCCCGAACGAGAATATCAGTTTCGAGAATGCATGCAAATACACGAATCCGCCCTGAAAAAACGTTTTTAGCGCATCGTAGGCCTTCCGGATCCGGTTGATAGTAGCCCCACTGTGATGATCTTTGTGCCAACCCACCGGTAAATGCAGGGTTTGGTGAAACAGCTCATCCAAAAAATTGCGACTCAGGTTGAACGCCAGCCGACGTTCCATAACGCGCGCCGGGCCGTGAAAGGCCCATTCCAGCAACATCAGCCCCATGTAGCCGCCGACATACATCCAGATGAGTTTCGGTATATCGGTATGCTGCTCCTGCAACTTGCCAACAAACCAACCAAACAGAAGCGGATTTGCGGCATTCGCAATGTTGGCCAGTGCAAATAGAAAATAAACAAATACATACTGGCGTTTTTCGTGCCGGGCATACGTCCAGGCAGTACGCAGCAGAGCTACATACGGATTTTTCATGATTTTCAAGTTACGGTATACTTTAAGTTAACGAAATTAGTATACTATCCTGATACTACAAGCAATCACGGCTACTATATTCTTTTGAGTTTCAATTTGATTTGTGGTTGACTTTCAGTAATTTTGCGTCCTGATTCGCAAAGGAGCCCTCTGCCAACTGTAGTGGCTTCTTCCTTCGATTTTAGAAAAACATAACTATCAGTATAACAAGCTAATGGCTCGCGATTTAAATTTCACGAGAAACATCGGTATCGCTGCCCACATTGATGCGGGTAAGACGACCACAACCGAACGAATTCTCTATTACGCAGGGGTAAGCCACAAGATCGGAGAGGTACACGATGGTGCCGCCACGATGGACTGGATGGAGCAGGAGCAGGAGCGGGGTATCACCATTACCTCAGCCGCTACAACTGTTGACTGGACCTACCGCGAGAATAAGTACCACATCAACATTATTGACACGCCAGGCCACGTTGACTTCACCGTTGAAGTGAACCGCTCGCTCCGTGTACTTGATGGTCTGGTGTTCCTGTTCAGTGCCGTTGACGGCGTTGAGCCTCAGTCAGAAACCAACTGGCGTCTGGCAAATAACTACAACGTCGCTCGTCTGGGCTTCGTTAACAAAATGGACCGCTCTGGCGCCGACTTCCTGAACGTGTGCAAGCAGGTGAAGGAAATGCTGGGAAGCTACGCTGTTCCTCTTCAGTTGCCAATCGGCGAAGAAGAAAACTTCAAAGGGGTAGTTGATCTGGTTAATTTCCGGGGCATTGTCTGGAACGAGACCGATAAAGGCATGACCTTCGAGGTTGTGCCTATTCCGGCCGATATGCTGGACGAAGCCACCGAATGGCGTGAAAAACTTCTTGAAGCCGTTGCCGAATTCGACGACTCGCTGATGGAAAAATATTTTGAAGATCCAGAATCGATCTCGGAAGATGAAATCCTGGCGGCTTTGCGTAAAGCAACCATCGCGATGAAAATCGTTCCAATGCTTTGCGGTTCGTCCTTCAAAAACAAAGGTGTACAAACGATGCTCGACTACGTAATGGCTCTGCTGCCATCGCCGTTGGACAAAGAAAGCATCAAAGGAACGAACCCGGACACAGGTGAAGAGATTTCCCGGAAACCTTCATCAACCGAGCCATTTTCAGCCCTTGCATTCAAAATTGCCACTGATCCTTACGTTGGTCGTCTTTGCTTTGTGCGTTCATACTCAGGTGTTCTGGAATCAGGTTCTTATGTGCTGAACAACCGTTCAGGCAACAAAGAGCGGATTTCGCGGATTTTCCAGATGCACGCCAACAAGCAAAACCAGATCGAGCGGTTGGAAGCCGGTGACATTGGTGCTGTGGTTGGTTTCAAAGACATCAAGACGGGCGATACGCTGTCTGATGAAAAGAACCCAATCGTTCTGGAGTCGATGGTATTCCCCGATCCCGTTATCGGTTATGCAATCGAGCCGAAGAAATCAGCCGACCAGGACAACTTCTCGAAAGCAATTGGTAAACTGATCGAAGAAGATCCAACCCTTAAAGTTGAATCG
It encodes:
- a CDS encoding DNA polymerase Y family protein produces the protein MNHNRLSTHTLPTVLFVDMNSFFASCEQQDNYWLRGRPVGVCVYTGRKGCVIAPSIEAKLRGIKTGMRLDEAMTLCPELVPIETHPARYREYHVKIVDVLRTFSEDVVPKSIDEAVVDLTNYQLVYKDMQQTALAIKQAIRQKVGDWLRCSIGIAPNVFLAKLASDIQKPDGLTVITPETIDQVLQTLRLTDLPGIGHRMAERLEAGGVHTPLELRYAAPEHLRAVCKSIIGWHWHLRLNFGGEVDLDTNPDNKSMSAMRTVSADQRNTSERLEELVQSLCLTLERRMVRQGVFCQDMSFSCRYQNGKTYNYEVHFSEPKQDGPELFTLIMERLVKFQKAHQCEPVLNEHLRSVSVAVFRFIPSEVVPLRLFGNDTRKDKFRKALYDLKTKFGSDKLLRATELRDNPAYRDVIGFGNIKDL
- a CDS encoding LexA family transcriptional regulator, with the translated sequence MVKNCLNENLSSVTVQDRLKQVFDALGITIYQIAKELGENPSKFYNILNGRAKPSYDTIMSLLACYPQISADYLIRGIMPVLNAPQANARIMPSDDDTIEVPFVPVKFYASFVESFSDGISMNDVESFRVRKPIMKGHKNGVVLEISGSSMSPQLTHGAKVLAIPVSENNWEYQSGGVYAVMYRDYFVVKRIRDNELLTRKYLTLHSDNPNGGNVTVPLQDIRALWKIVAIVEAPVE
- the fusA gene encoding elongation factor G; the protein is MARDLNFTRNIGIAAHIDAGKTTTTERILYYAGVSHKIGEVHDGAATMDWMEQEQERGITITSAATTVDWTYRENKYHINIIDTPGHVDFTVEVNRSLRVLDGLVFLFSAVDGVEPQSETNWRLANNYNVARLGFVNKMDRSGADFLNVCKQVKEMLGSYAVPLQLPIGEEENFKGVVDLVNFRGIVWNETDKGMTFEVVPIPADMLDEATEWREKLLEAVAEFDDSLMEKYFEDPESISEDEILAALRKATIAMKIVPMLCGSSFKNKGVQTMLDYVMALLPSPLDKESIKGTNPDTGEEISRKPSSTEPFSALAFKIATDPYVGRLCFVRSYSGVLESGSYVLNNRSGNKERISRIFQMHANKQNQIERLEAGDIGAVVGFKDIKTGDTLSDEKNPIVLESMVFPDPVIGYAIEPKKSADQDNFSKAIGKLIEEDPTLKVESNEETGQTIIRGMGELHLEIIIDRMRREFKVEVNQGAPQVAYKEKLTKNVEHREVYKKQTGGRGKFADIVFELGPRSEDETGVIQPGLEFVNGIVGGVIPREFIPAVQKGFDESLKNGPLAGFPLESMKVRLFHGSYHDVDSDALSFEMAARLGFREAARQAGPKLLEPIMAVEVLTPEEYTGPITGDLNRRRGVMKGMDTKAGSQVIKADVPLSELFGYVTDLRTMSSGRATANLTFAHYEVVPQNISDTVVAKEKGSK
- a CDS encoding ABC transporter ATP-binding protein, which translates into the protein MKNPYVALLRTAWTYARHEKRQYVFVYFLFALANIANAANPLLFGWFVGKLQEQHTDIPKLIWMYVGGYMGLMLLEWAFHGPARVMERRLAFNLSRNFLDELFHQTLHLPVGWHKDHHSGATINRIRKAYDALKTFFQGGFVYLHAFSKLIFSFGAMLYFSPLFGCIGLVLGALTVWVILRFDRPFIKALDETNEREHVVSSTLFDSLSNIITVITLRLEQRVQASFAQKVATVFPPFMRQVRINEWKWFVASTLVALIYIVLATGYIYQHYVPGQVFLIGGLVTLLGYVNQFTSVFHDVAYQYTQIVQFNTDVQTVRNISDAYAQHERPEDELMPANWQTIDIANLNFSHGRLQNTRHKIPNLSNLRICLNRGKRVAFIGESGSGKSTLLTLLRGLYQPEPGLTVWIDGKESHDLNAVTNTVTLFPQEPEIFENTIAYNITLGLPFSDEAIDEVCRVAHFNDVVRHLPNGLETNIQEKGVNLSGGQRQRLALARGVLAARTSDIVLLDEPTSSVDPKTELAIYRELLHEFSDKAVVSTLHRLHLLPMFDYIYIMEKGRIVDEGSFPELRHRSVIFQEMWAHQKEVMHQEELVVV